One window of Tenacibaculum maritimum NCIMB 2154 genomic DNA carries:
- a CDS encoding SusC/RagA family TonB-linked outer membrane protein, translated as MKQGYRSTVILLLFLATFLNVVAQEKIITGTVTDESGGLPGVSVLVKGTASGGETDFDGKYSIKAKEGGVLVFSFVGMKTVEKVVGKATTVNVVMEEDSNILEEIVVVGYGEQSERKIVQNISVIKEEAIEDIQATAPQDLLQGQSSGVQVVGSSGVLGAASVIRVRGVSSLTGGANPLIVIDGVPIDDQNQTVSNGGNTGLNPLSYVNTEDIATFTVLKDAAATSLYGTRGSNGVILITTKKGKLGQATRVTLDLSTSVNEATFLEEMMNINEYADFNVARSNLINGTSLTATDLGLDGEGFDWLKNVIRKGISSSENLGVSGGSEKSTYYFGLNHSNSEGFIIGNDLEKTGARINVNTQANDWLKAGMNLSVSASKNNRVSTENSTFSPITVGFLQTPNVLPFDEDGNFVNTGFIGNVLAIEALDKHEVNTTKIIGNAFLEALIVEGLKAKIDYGVDRTQIEETQRSVEINTPGGSADNRVVFINRNLLTATLNYNKSFGSHTLGLLLGTSYEETKTNVTRVQGTGFLSDDLLNVDSASTFPLTTSSRTQNRLYGQLFSRLNYDYLGKYLIEGSYRRDGSTKFGGNNKFGDFWAVAGGWVLSRESFLEDGFFDYLSVRASYGITGNDRIGGNFPALGLFEGENYNGLSGLSPSTAENPNLKWEETATLDVGFKSAFFNNRISFNMNYYEKRTDNLLINVPLPLTTGFFSVARNAGEIENRGFEFDLTTVNFRTEDFEWTTKINLSTVESEVLSLPGASVDSEGRQFIPGSAVQRAVVGESANSFYLIRYVGVNSQTGEAEWLDADGNITNSPTPDDRKIVGNAQPDFYGGITNTFKYKNFDLNIFSNFSYGNDVYIGGIRFTDAPIGFGLSTRLLDYWQQPGDEAYFPKLDGATAGLFRTRSTNQLKDGSFLRLKNVTLGYTLPKSILEKTSFIEGLRIYVTGTNLLTIKSSDLGDRDPEVTDSTNPLTLGESFFVAPQAKSYLVGAKITF; from the coding sequence ATGAAACAAGGTTATAGAAGCACTGTAATTCTGTTATTGTTTTTAGCAACTTTTTTGAATGTTGTTGCACAAGAAAAGATAATAACAGGAACTGTAACAGATGAATCAGGAGGATTACCAGGGGTTAGTGTTTTAGTGAAGGGAACAGCTTCAGGAGGAGAAACAGATTTTGATGGGAAGTATTCCATAAAAGCAAAAGAAGGAGGGGTTCTTGTTTTTAGTTTTGTGGGTATGAAAACAGTAGAAAAGGTAGTAGGAAAAGCTACAACAGTCAATGTAGTGATGGAAGAAGATTCAAATATTCTGGAAGAGATTGTGGTTGTTGGATATGGAGAACAATCTGAAAGGAAAATCGTACAAAATATATCTGTAATAAAAGAAGAGGCAATTGAAGATATTCAAGCAACGGCACCTCAAGATTTATTGCAAGGTCAATCTTCAGGAGTTCAAGTTGTAGGGTCTTCGGGAGTTTTAGGAGCTGCCTCAGTGATACGTGTTCGAGGAGTTAGCTCTTTAACAGGTGGAGCAAATCCATTAATTGTAATTGATGGAGTGCCTATTGATGATCAAAATCAAACGGTAAGTAACGGTGGAAATACGGGGTTGAATCCATTATCTTATGTAAATACAGAAGATATTGCCACATTTACTGTGTTAAAAGATGCAGCAGCAACTTCTTTATATGGTACGCGAGGTTCTAATGGAGTTATCTTGATTACTACTAAAAAAGGGAAGTTAGGGCAAGCAACTAGAGTAACATTAGACCTTAGCACATCAGTGAATGAAGCTACTTTTTTAGAAGAAATGATGAATATTAATGAGTATGCTGATTTTAATGTGGCTAGATCTAATTTAATAAATGGAACTTCGTTAACGGCTACTGATTTAGGGTTAGATGGAGAAGGTTTTGATTGGTTAAAGAATGTTATTCGTAAAGGAATCTCATCGAGTGAAAACTTAGGAGTTTCAGGAGGTTCAGAAAAATCTACTTATTATTTTGGACTGAATCACTCTAATTCAGAAGGGTTTATTATAGGAAATGATTTAGAAAAAACAGGGGCTAGAATTAATGTTAATACACAGGCAAATGATTGGTTAAAAGCAGGGATGAATTTATCAGTATCGGCATCTAAAAATAACAGAGTTAGTACAGAAAATAGTACCTTTTCACCAATAACAGTAGGTTTTTTACAAACTCCAAATGTACTTCCATTTGATGAAGATGGGAATTTTGTAAATACAGGGTTTATAGGTAATGTATTGGCAATTGAGGCTTTAGATAAGCATGAAGTGAACACTACAAAAATCATAGGAAATGCATTCTTAGAGGCTTTAATTGTTGAAGGCTTAAAAGCAAAAATTGATTATGGTGTTGATCGTACTCAAATAGAAGAGACACAGAGAAGTGTTGAAATAAACACACCAGGAGGTTCAGCAGATAATAGAGTGGTTTTTATAAATAGAAATTTATTAACAGCTACGTTGAATTATAATAAATCGTTTGGAAGCCATACATTAGGACTTTTGTTAGGAACCTCTTATGAGGAAACAAAAACGAATGTGACTAGAGTGCAAGGAACAGGTTTTTTATCAGATGATTTATTAAATGTAGATAGTGCCTCTACTTTTCCTTTAACAACTAGTAGCAGAACGCAAAATAGGTTATACGGGCAATTATTTTCTAGATTAAATTATGACTACCTAGGAAAATATCTAATAGAAGGATCGTATAGACGAGATGGATCAACTAAGTTTGGAGGCAATAATAAGTTTGGTGATTTCTGGGCTGTAGCAGGAGGCTGGGTGCTTTCTAGAGAATCTTTTTTAGAGGATGGCTTTTTTGATTATTTGAGTGTACGAGCTAGTTACGGTATTACAGGGAACGACCGAATAGGAGGTAATTTCCCAGCTTTAGGGTTATTTGAAGGAGAAAATTATAACGGATTATCGGGTTTATCTCCAAGTACTGCCGAAAATCCTAACTTAAAATGGGAAGAAACAGCAACGTTAGATGTAGGATTTAAATCAGCTTTTTTTAATAATAGAATTTCGTTTAATATGAATTATTATGAAAAAAGAACAGATAACTTATTAATAAATGTACCTCTTCCTTTAACAACAGGTTTTTTCTCTGTAGCTAGAAATGCAGGGGAGATAGAAAATAGAGGTTTCGAATTTGATTTAACTACTGTAAATTTTAGAACAGAAGATTTTGAATGGACTACCAAAATAAATTTATCTACTGTTGAAAGTGAAGTTTTATCGCTCCCAGGAGCAAGTGTAGATTCGGAAGGAAGGCAATTTATACCAGGATCAGCTGTTCAGAGAGCAGTAGTTGGAGAGTCAGCAAATAGCTTTTATTTGATAAGGTATGTAGGAGTTAATTCGCAAACAGGTGAAGCAGAGTGGTTAGATGCCGATGGAAATATTACAAACTCACCAACTCCAGATGACAGGAAAATAGTAGGAAATGCACAGCCTGATTTTTATGGAGGAATTACAAATACATTTAAGTATAAGAATTTTGATTTAAATATTTTTTCTAATTTTTCATATGGAAATGATGTTTATATTGGAGGAATTAGATTTACGGATGCACCTATTGGTTTTGGTTTAAGTACCCGATTACTAGATTATTGGCAGCAACCAGGAGATGAAGCTTATTTTCCAAAGTTAGACGGAGCAACCGCTGGATTGTTTAGAACTCGTTCTACAAATCAGTTAAAAGATGGTTCGTTTTTGAGATTAAAAAATGTGACTTTAGGGTATACTCTTCCTAAAAGTATTTTAGAAAAGACAAGTTTTATTGAAGGGTTAAGAATTTATGTTACAGGAACAAATTTATTAACTATTAAAAGCAGTGATTTAGGAGATAGAGACCCAGAGGTTACAGATAGTACGAACCCTTTAACATTAGGAGAAAGCTTTTTTGTAGCACCTCAGGCGAAATCATACTTGGTTGGAGCTAAAATCACATTTTAA
- a CDS encoding TlpA family protein disulfide reductase: MKKVILICIVLLSSCVPKDQTEFSKKALEDRVIALDGTSVSFEEVLAKYKGKKIVINAWASWCSDCIVSLPNIKQMQKENPEIPFVFLSLDKSVRKWKKGIDRFHVQGNHYFMEKGWDSDLSKFLSLRWIPRYVIINETGKIEVFNKTKLTRALFNKHKK, from the coding sequence ATGAAAAAAGTAATATTAATTTGTATAGTGTTGTTAAGTAGCTGTGTTCCAAAAGATCAAACTGAGTTTTCAAAAAAAGCTTTAGAAGATCGTGTAATTGCTTTAGACGGAACCTCTGTAAGCTTTGAAGAAGTACTAGCAAAATATAAAGGAAAAAAAATAGTAATAAATGCATGGGCCTCTTGGTGTAGCGATTGTATTGTTAGTTTGCCTAATATAAAACAAATGCAAAAAGAAAATCCAGAGATCCCTTTTGTCTTTTTGTCATTAGATAAATCCGTTCGCAAATGGAAAAAAGGAATTGATAGATTTCACGTACAAGGAAATCATTATTTTATGGAGAAGGGATGGGATAGTGATTTAAGCAAATTTTTGAGCTTAAGGTGGATTCCTCGCTATGTAATTATAAATGAAACAGGAAAAATAGAAGTATTTAATAAAACGAAGCTAACAAGGGCGTTATTTAATAAACATAAAAAATAA
- a CDS encoding ABC transporter permease, with product MISYVLNKAFYAFLTLFGVVTVIFLLFNILPGDPARMMLDQREDTEQLKNIRAKYGFDKPVLTQYLYYLNDVSPISFHNKDKKNYTFLSEEKYTYIKLIQLGEYSMVVKYPYLRKSFQKNGKKVSEVILETLPNTAVLAMFAIVIAIIIGILLGVLSALYKDTFFDRVIAVISTLGMSIPSFFSAILFAWLFGFVLHEYTGLEMTGSFYEVDDFGEGSYIQWKNLLLPALVLGIRPLAVVTQLMRNSLLETLNENYIRTAYAKGLTSYQVVKKHALKNSLNPVVTAISGWFASMLAGAVFVEYIFNWNGLGKEIVNALNTLDLPVIMGSVLVVATLFIWINICVDVVYSWLDPRIRLNKL from the coding sequence ATGATTAGTTATGTTTTAAACAAAGCTTTTTACGCCTTTTTAACGCTTTTTGGGGTCGTAACAGTTATCTTTTTATTATTCAATATTTTACCAGGAGATCCTGCTCGTATGATGTTAGACCAACGAGAAGACACGGAGCAATTAAAAAATATTCGAGCTAAATATGGTTTTGATAAACCTGTCTTAACCCAGTATTTATATTACTTAAACGATGTATCTCCAATATCTTTTCATAATAAAGACAAAAAAAATTATACCTTTTTATCCGAAGAAAAATATACGTATATAAAACTTATTCAGTTAGGAGAATACAGCATGGTAGTAAAATACCCTTATTTAAGAAAATCTTTTCAGAAAAACGGAAAAAAGGTTTCTGAAGTCATTTTAGAAACCTTGCCTAATACAGCCGTTTTAGCCATGTTTGCTATTGTAATTGCAATAATTATAGGAATTTTATTGGGAGTACTTTCCGCACTATATAAAGATACTTTTTTTGATAGAGTTATTGCTGTAATAAGCACTTTAGGTATGAGCATCCCTTCTTTTTTTTCGGCCATATTATTTGCGTGGCTTTTTGGGTTTGTATTGCATGAATACACAGGTCTTGAAATGACAGGAAGTTTTTATGAAGTAGATGACTTTGGGGAAGGGAGCTATATTCAATGGAAAAATTTATTACTCCCAGCTTTGGTTTTAGGAATTCGTCCGTTAGCAGTGGTTACTCAATTGATGCGAAATTCGTTATTAGAAACCCTGAATGAAAATTATATACGAACTGCTTACGCAAAGGGCTTAACTAGCTACCAAGTAGTAAAGAAACACGCATTAAAAAATTCTTTAAATCCAGTAGTAACTGCAATTTCAGGGTGGTTCGCATCCATGTTGGCAGGAGCAGTGTTTGTAGAATATATCTTTAATTGGAACGGATTAGGGAAAGAGATTGTAAATGCATTGAACACATTAGATTTACCTGTGATAATGGGAAGCGTACTGGTAGTAGCTACCTTATTTATATGGATTAATATTTGTGTAGATGTGGTATATAGTTGGCTAGACCCTAGAATAAGATTGAATAAATTATGA
- a CDS encoding ATP-dependent Clp protease adaptor ClpS translates to MSTQEKIQEQADVLEQEALQHEIVLHNDDVNTFDYVIHSLVDVCEHTLEQAEQCTVLVHYKGKCTVKSGSYEDLEPRCSKLLQLGLSAELV, encoded by the coding sequence ATGAGTACTCAGGAAAAAATACAAGAACAAGCTGATGTCTTAGAACAAGAAGCTTTACAACATGAAATTGTATTGCATAATGATGATGTAAACACATTTGATTATGTGATACATAGTTTGGTAGATGTATGCGAGCATACTTTAGAGCAAGCTGAACAATGTACTGTTTTAGTACATTATAAAGGAAAGTGTACTGTAAAATCAGGATCCTATGAAGATTTAGAACCTCGTTGCTCTAAATTGTTGCAATTAGGTTTATCCGCAGAATTGGTATAG
- the tpiA gene encoding triose-phosphate isomerase, whose translation MRKNIVAGNWKMNHNIDETKKLIKELRNVVKKKQLKRTRVIIAPTFVNLKEALKKVKKSKIEVAAQNMHEAANGAFTGEVSADMLTSINIKTVILGHSERRTYFGETDEILAKKVKAAIDNGLEVIFCFGELLEDRKKENHFKVVENQLKNTLFGLEAAAWKNIILAYEPVWAIGTGETASPEQAQEMHAFIRNLIARQYSEVLADNTSILYGGSVKPANAVEIFSKPDVDGGLIGGAALNAKDFSAIIKAI comes from the coding sequence ATGAGAAAAAATATTGTAGCAGGAAACTGGAAAATGAATCATAATATTGATGAAACTAAAAAACTTATCAAAGAATTACGTAATGTTGTAAAGAAAAAGCAGCTTAAAAGAACAAGAGTTATTATAGCGCCTACTTTTGTAAATCTAAAAGAAGCCTTAAAAAAGGTGAAAAAAAGTAAAATAGAGGTAGCTGCACAAAATATGCATGAAGCTGCTAATGGAGCTTTTACAGGAGAAGTATCTGCCGATATGCTAACGTCAATAAACATAAAAACGGTTATTTTAGGACATTCAGAACGACGAACGTATTTTGGAGAAACAGATGAAATTTTAGCAAAAAAAGTAAAAGCAGCTATAGACAATGGGTTGGAAGTGATTTTTTGTTTCGGAGAGCTATTGGAAGATAGAAAGAAAGAAAACCATTTTAAAGTGGTAGAAAACCAATTGAAAAATACATTGTTTGGATTAGAAGCAGCGGCATGGAAAAATATAATATTGGCGTATGAGCCAGTTTGGGCAATAGGTACAGGAGAAACAGCTTCGCCGGAGCAAGCACAAGAAATGCATGCATTTATAAGAAATTTAATAGCGCGTCAATATAGTGAAGTATTGGCAGATAATACTTCCATTTTGTATGGAGGAAGTGTGAAACCAGCCAATGCCGTTGAAATATTTTCAAAGCCAGATGTAGATGGTGGTTTAATAGGAGGAGCGGCATTAAATGCAAAAGATTTTTCAGCAATAATCAAAGCAATCTAA
- a CDS encoding RagB/SusD family nutrient uptake outer membrane protein has product MKKNKIIYILLGILSIFVSSCESSLDIAPEGSLTGGVVLSNAALAEGVLVGAYGRMRNDAAFNGTTQLTQEWMSDNIDFKGSFPTFQEIRDYTTIADNGSVSGYWRNLYDVISPANFLINKLPTTDIPDLSEAERERIIAEAKFIRAITNFNLVNLFAQPFQVSNGSNLGIPLIVDFFEGDLSLFQLPRSTVNEVHAAIEKDLLEAIPGLLEVTSRGRASKGAAKALLARLYLYRDEFSKAADYANQVIQSSRYELAPNYLFFNQNDSSEHIFQIINNAVDGQTGGQGFSGLANPAPVGRGDAPFSQNLLDEYALEPGDLRFTTLHVEGTDAVGKTSTFTTKFPDGVNNSDNAPILRVTEMYTIRAEANLRGLTNIGDSPLNDINALRSRAGLPVLVSVNLDVILNEKRKELCFEGQRRMDLLRNKRSLRRAGQANIAASAFGANKTILPIPSDELDLNPNNTQNPGY; this is encoded by the coding sequence ATGAAAAAAAATAAAATAATTTATATACTATTAGGAATATTGTCAATATTCGTATCATCATGTGAAAGTAGTTTAGACATTGCCCCAGAAGGAAGTTTAACGGGAGGAGTGGTGTTGTCTAACGCAGCTTTAGCAGAAGGGGTCTTAGTAGGTGCGTATGGAAGGATGAGAAATGATGCTGCTTTTAATGGAACTACTCAGTTAACACAAGAGTGGATGAGTGATAATATAGACTTTAAAGGGTCTTTTCCAACTTTTCAAGAAATTAGAGATTATACGACGATAGCAGATAACGGATCCGTTTCAGGATATTGGAGAAATTTATATGACGTAATTTCTCCTGCAAACTTCTTGATTAATAAATTACCTACTACAGATATACCAGATCTATCTGAAGCAGAAAGAGAAAGAATAATAGCTGAAGCAAAGTTTATTAGAGCCATTACAAATTTCAATTTGGTAAATTTATTTGCGCAGCCTTTTCAAGTATCTAACGGAAGTAATTTAGGAATTCCGTTAATTGTAGATTTTTTTGAAGGAGATTTGAGCTTGTTTCAATTGCCAAGGAGTACCGTAAATGAAGTACATGCAGCTATTGAAAAAGATTTATTAGAAGCAATTCCAGGATTGCTAGAGGTAACAAGTAGAGGAAGAGCTAGTAAAGGAGCTGCAAAGGCTTTATTAGCAAGGCTATATTTGTATAGAGATGAGTTTTCAAAAGCGGCAGATTATGCAAATCAAGTGATTCAGTCGTCTCGCTACGAATTAGCTCCAAATTATCTATTTTTCAATCAAAATGATTCTTCTGAGCATATTTTTCAAATTATAAATAATGCGGTAGATGGGCAAACTGGTGGGCAGGGCTTTTCAGGATTAGCAAACCCAGCACCCGTTGGTAGAGGAGATGCTCCTTTTTCACAAAATTTATTAGACGAATATGCATTAGAACCTGGTGATTTAAGATTCACAACATTACATGTTGAAGGAACTGATGCGGTTGGCAAAACCTCTACATTTACCACTAAATTTCCTGACGGAGTAAATAATTCAGATAATGCACCTATTCTTAGAGTAACAGAAATGTACACAATTCGAGCAGAAGCAAATTTAAGAGGGTTGACGAATATAGGAGATTCTCCATTGAATGATATCAATGCTTTGAGATCGCGTGCAGGATTGCCTGTTTTAGTTTCAGTTAATTTAGATGTTATTTTGAACGAGAAACGAAAAGAATTATGTTTTGAGGGGCAAAGGAGAATGGATTTGTTAAGGAATAAAAGGTCTTTAAGAAGGGCTGGACAAGCAAATATAGCAGCATCAGCATTTGGAGCTAATAAAACAATTTTGCCTATTCCATCAGATGAATTGGATTTAAATCCTAATAATACTCAAAACCCTGGTTATTAA
- the prmA gene encoding 50S ribosomal protein L11 methyltransferase — translation MDNIYIEYSFIVSPKEPATEILIAELGAAGFESFVENETGVVAYIQKDFWNKEILNDIFILNAGEFSIKYTQQEIAQTNWNAEWEKNFPPIQVDAKVSIRAPFHENPNLPYDIVIEPKMSFGTGHHETTHMMVQHLLEMDVAGMKTLDMGCGTGILAIFAEMRGANPIDAIDIDNWCYENSLENIKRNNSKHIAVFEGDSALLNNKKYDLIIANINRNILLMDMEIYTNCLHKEGVLLLSGFYKEDIPVINEEVIKYGLKLDKTLERNNWVALKYLKG, via the coding sequence ATGGATAATATATATATAGAATATAGTTTTATAGTTTCACCAAAGGAGCCAGCAACTGAAATTTTAATAGCAGAATTAGGAGCAGCTGGTTTTGAAAGCTTTGTTGAAAATGAAACAGGAGTTGTTGCTTATATTCAAAAAGATTTTTGGAATAAAGAGATTTTAAATGATATCTTTATTTTAAATGCTGGTGAGTTTTCTATAAAATATACGCAACAAGAAATAGCGCAAACGAACTGGAATGCCGAGTGGGAAAAAAACTTCCCCCCCATTCAAGTGGATGCTAAAGTTAGTATCCGTGCGCCATTTCATGAAAATCCTAATTTACCATATGATATTGTAATAGAACCAAAAATGAGTTTTGGAACAGGGCATCATGAAACAACTCATATGATGGTACAACATTTATTGGAGATGGATGTTGCAGGTATGAAAACATTAGACATGGGATGCGGAACAGGAATTTTAGCAATTTTTGCTGAAATGAGAGGAGCAAATCCTATTGATGCAATTGATATTGATAATTGGTGCTACGAAAATTCGTTAGAAAATATAAAGAGGAATAATAGCAAGCACATTGCTGTTTTTGAAGGAGATTCGGCGTTGCTAAATAATAAAAAATATGACCTGATTATTGCTAACATTAATAGAAATATATTGTTGATGGACATGGAAATATATACTAATTGCTTACATAAAGAAGGAGTTTTATTATTGAGTGGGTTTTATAAAGAAGACATTCCTGTTATTAACGAAGAAGTGATAAAATATGGTTTGAAGCTTGATAAAACATTAGAACGTAATAACTGGGTAGCCTTAAAATACCTAAAAGGGTAA
- a CDS encoding TlpA family protein disulfide reductase, translated as MKYYLILFIFFTSCAVFQPKKFNDLSLEEKMVTTARDTITLGEVLEENSGKDSFIQVYATYCPFSQDSFKEVILLQEKYKDVNYIFLSVDHSYYDWKRGLEKMKVKGQQYYIPKKGKGALGKFLKLKTIPRFILLNKEGKIRVYNTADVLKIKRKLH; from the coding sequence ATGAAATATTACCTTATACTCTTTATTTTTTTTACAAGTTGTGCTGTTTTTCAGCCTAAAAAATTTAACGATTTGTCATTGGAAGAAAAGATGGTGACTACTGCTAGAGATACTATAACATTGGGAGAAGTACTTGAGGAAAATAGTGGAAAAGATAGTTTTATTCAAGTGTATGCTACCTATTGCCCCTTTAGTCAAGATAGTTTTAAAGAAGTGATATTGTTACAAGAAAAATATAAAGATGTAAATTATATTTTTTTGTCGGTAGATCATTCGTATTACGATTGGAAGAGAGGATTGGAAAAAATGAAAGTTAAAGGACAGCAATATTATATTCCTAAAAAAGGAAAAGGAGCGTTGGGTAAATTTTTAAAGTTAAAAACAATACCAAGATTTATACTGCTAAATAAAGAAGGTAAGATTCGTGTGTATAATACAGCTGATGTATTAAAAATAAAAAGGAAGTTGCATTAA
- a CDS encoding LytR/AlgR family response regulator transcription factor, protein MKISTIIIDDENLARHRLANLIEDIEELDLIATASNGKDAIDQINSLKPQLLFLDIQLKDMTGFDILNKINKYDDFSVIFVTAYDEYALKAFDFFAFDYLLKPFKDDRFYSSVKKVISKYHVDNSLNNKMNSLLEYVREYTPPMHRKEIKKLPIKLGNKVSFIKTDAIKYIVASGYYAEIYTDEKKYLLRESLTNLSDKLDPTKFSRIHRSTIINIDHIHELIHSNYGEIDIRTSDNKLFRISKSYKKDFQNFIGL, encoded by the coding sequence ATGAAAATATCTACCATTATCATCGATGATGAAAATTTAGCGAGGCATCGGTTAGCTAATTTAATTGAAGACATTGAGGAACTTGATTTAATTGCTACTGCTAGTAATGGAAAAGACGCCATTGATCAAATAAATAGTTTAAAGCCTCAACTTTTATTCTTAGACATTCAACTAAAGGATATGACTGGCTTTGATATTTTAAACAAGATCAATAAGTATGATGATTTTTCTGTGATTTTTGTAACGGCTTATGATGAATATGCTCTGAAAGCATTCGATTTTTTTGCATTTGACTACCTGCTAAAGCCTTTTAAAGATGATCGGTTTTATAGCTCTGTTAAAAAAGTAATTTCTAAATATCATGTAGATAATTCTTTGAATAATAAAATGAACAGTCTATTAGAATATGTAAGAGAATATACGCCTCCTATGCATCGAAAAGAAATAAAAAAACTCCCTATTAAATTAGGAAACAAAGTTTCTTTTATAAAAACAGATGCTATAAAATACATCGTTGCTTCTGGTTATTATGCTGAAATTTATACCGACGAAAAGAAGTATCTTTTAAGAGAATCTTTAACGAATTTAAGTGATAAATTAGATCCTACAAAGTTTTCAAGAATCCACAGATCTACCATTATTAATATTGATCATATTCATGAACTAATTCATTCTAATTATGGTGAAATAGATATCAGAACATCCGATAATAAGCTTTTCAGAATTAGCAAAAGTTATAAGAAAGATTTTCAAAATTTTATTGGATTATGA
- the pyrF gene encoding orotidine-5'-phosphate decarboxylase, giving the protein MTTQQLVDQIRKKKSFLCIGLDVDLTKIPAHLLQEEDPIFAFNKAIIDATHHLCVAYKPNTAFYEAYGLKGWKALEKTIQYLNEKHPEIFTIADAKRGDIGNTSSMYAKAFFEDLAFDSITVAPYMGKDSVEPFLAFKDKHTILLALTSNQGAFDFQTLNVHHQELYKEVLEVSKTWENATNLMYVVGATKATFLADIRKIIPTSFLLVPGVGAQGGNLTEVCKYGMTEDVGLLINSSRGIIYASQQNDFAQDAAQKAKALQQQMELLLT; this is encoded by the coding sequence ATGACAACACAACAACTTGTAGATCAAATCCGTAAAAAAAAATCATTTTTATGCATTGGTTTGGATGTCGATCTTACTAAAATTCCAGCACATTTATTACAAGAAGAAGATCCCATTTTTGCATTTAACAAAGCTATTATTGATGCTACGCATCACCTATGCGTTGCTTATAAACCCAACACTGCCTTTTATGAAGCATATGGTTTAAAAGGATGGAAAGCACTAGAAAAAACGATACAATACCTAAATGAAAAGCATCCTGAAATTTTTACTATTGCTGATGCTAAACGAGGAGATATTGGCAACACTTCGAGTATGTATGCCAAAGCATTTTTTGAAGATTTAGCTTTTGATTCTATTACAGTTGCTCCTTATATGGGTAAAGATTCCGTTGAACCTTTTTTGGCTTTTAAAGATAAGCATACTATTTTACTTGCTTTAACTTCTAATCAAGGCGCCTTCGATTTTCAAACATTAAATGTACATCACCAAGAACTATATAAGGAGGTTTTAGAAGTTTCCAAAACTTGGGAAAATGCAACTAACTTAATGTACGTTGTTGGGGCTACCAAGGCAACTTTTTTAGCTGATATCAGAAAAATTATTCCGACGTCATTTTTATTAGTTCCTGGTGTTGGTGCCCAAGGTGGAAATCTTACAGAAGTTTGCAAATACGGAATGACGGAGGATGTTGGCTTACTTATCAACTCATCACGCGGCATCATTTATGCCTCACAACAAAATGATTTTGCGCAAGATGCAGCCCAAAAAGCAAAAGCGCTCCAACAACAAATGGAACTCCTTTTGACATAA
- a CDS encoding response regulator codes for MTVHIADDCSLIADGFESLFKATQNTSIKIIGRSSNGEELIEWLHNNMVDIVILDIDMPKKNGIEVLQYLKKYAIAQKVIVVSEYLLLDFIKKTMENGAEGYISKQFAYANILEGLEEVYKGNTYLSTDVQELLVQEYLNFYQGSNSEFARLILGKSLSKQKIRELLLHAKRYDSVEIPA; via the coding sequence ATGACTGTACATATTGCAGATGATTGTAGTTTAATAGCAGATGGATTTGAATCTCTCTTTAAAGCTACCCAGAATACTTCTATAAAAATCATAGGGCGTTCCTCTAATGGGGAAGAGTTAATTGAATGGCTACATAATAATATGGTAGATATTGTGATTTTAGATATAGATATGCCAAAGAAAAATGGCATAGAAGTACTTCAGTATTTAAAAAAGTATGCGATTGCTCAAAAAGTAATTGTAGTATCGGAATATTTATTACTAGATTTTATAAAAAAAACAATGGAGAATGGCGCAGAAGGTTATATTTCCAAGCAATTTGCTTATGCAAATATTCTTGAAGGGCTAGAGGAAGTATATAAAGGAAATACATACCTTTCTACTGATGTTCAAGAGCTGTTGGTTCAAGAATATTTGAATTTTTACCAAGGTTCAAATAGCGAATTTGCAAGGCTTATATTAGGCAAAAGCCTATCAAAACAAAAAATAAGAGAGTTGCTGTTGCATGCTAAGAGATATGATTCAGTAGAAATACCAGCATAG